From the genome of Deltaproteobacteria bacterium:
CGCAGCGCTTAGTAGGCATGGGCCTAGTATGCGGAGCTGTATTCGAGGTGGTAGGAAGTGCTCCGCTCGGAGATCCAGTTGAGATAAAGTTTAGGGGATATAATTTATCACTGCGATTAACTGAGCTAGAGGAGCTGACGTTTACACCATATTGCCATCAAGAGCGGTAAGGTAT
Proteins encoded in this window:
- a CDS encoding ferrous iron transport protein A; the encoded protein is MSIELRFLRLDVLELRRLKSKLLLRKGEKFKVIAFRDPYTSLAQRLVGMGLVCGAVFEVVGSAPLGDPVEIKFRGYNLSLRLTELEELTFTPYCHQER